From Astyanax mexicanus isolate ESR-SI-001 chromosome 16, AstMex3_surface, whole genome shotgun sequence, one genomic window encodes:
- the loxl5a gene encoding lysyl oxidase-like 5a, translating to MWSSSSTFTMPVFSFSSFTMSRCVRMLSLLLCLLVSFSMAQRSTQIRSSPPRTREVHWENNGHLFSLRSTLSEYYMPSTLRRTSPVFVSRYTILKSQRRHTQRGPAQPGVSTLSQQFGIAVSRSHQHFLNTSQQTQTTRSALEVKSPTPTSQTLSNSPNTTSGPVHGHTKTTTGSTAAMAADEQRQSASRSSSVTLTATANNTANSNSQVNPRRISDSGMENGLNYNGESRNSVFYDLNPSAGRQQNRGSGYGTRYFHHGLPDLVPDPHYIQAVMYIQHVQMYALRCAAEENCLSRSAYRPSMRDLDFRVLLRFPQRVKNQGTADFLPVKPRHQWEWHSCHQHYHSMEAFSSYDLLDASTGRKVAEGHKASFCLEDTSCDPGVRRRYTCTAHTQGLGPGCYDTYHANIDCQWIDITDVSPGDYVLKVTVNPSFQVQESDFSNNVVRCDIRYTGSHVQAHNCRITGF from the exons atgtggagcagcagcagcaccttcACAATGCCAGTGTTCAGCTTCAGCTCCTTCACCATGTCCAGATGTGTGCGGATGTTGTCCCTGCTGCTGTGCCTGTTGGTCAGCTTCAGCATGGCACAGCGCTCTACACAGATACGCAGTTCCCCACCAAGAACACGTGAAGTCCACTGGGAAAACAACGGCCACCTGTTCAGCTTGAGGAGCACACTGTCTGAATACTATATGCCTTCAACATTGAGGAGGACCTCACCAGTGTTCGTCTCCAGATACACCATCCTGAAGTCCCAAAGAAGACACACACAAAGAGGACCAGCACAACCTGGAGTCTCTACTCTGTCTCAACAGTTTGGTATAGCAGTGTCCAGGAGCCATCAGCATTTTCTCAACACATCTCAACAAACACAGACCACGAGAAGTGCTTTGGAGGTCAAATCTCCGACACCAACTTCTCAAACTCTGTCAAACTCACCAAATACTACATCTGGACCAGTCCATGGACATACCAAAACTACCACTGGATCTACAGCAGCCATGGCAGCTGATGAACAAAGACAGTCAGCCAGCAGATCTTCTTCTGTTACACTCACAGCAACAGCAAATAACACAGCAAATTCCAATTCTCAGGTTAACCCACGACGAATAAGTGACAGTGGGATGGAGAATGGACTCAATTACAATGGAGAAAGTAGAAATTCAGTGTTCTATGATCTAAATCCATCAGCAGGGAGGCAGCAGAACCGAGGATCTGGTTATGGTACTCGGTATTTCCATCATG GTCTGCCTGACCTCGTCCCTGATCCACACTACATCCAAGCTGTGATGTACATCCAGCATGTGCAGATGTACGCACTGCGCTGTGCAGCTGAGGAAAACTGCCTGTCCCG CTCTGCTTACAGGCCAAGCATGCGTGACCTTGACTTCAGAGTTCTTCTCCGGTTTCCCCAGCGGGTCAAAAATCAAGGCACTGCAGACTTCCTTCCTGTAAAACCACGGCATCAGTGGGAATGGCACAGCTGCCACCA ACATTACCACAGCATGGAGGCCTTTAGCAGCTACGACCTTCTAGATGCTTCCACAGGCCGAAAGGTGGCTGAGGGACACAAAGCAAGTTTCTGTCTGGAGGACACCAGCTGTGATCCAGGTGTTCGGCGGAGATACACCTGCACTGCTCACACACAA GGTTTAGGTCCTGGCTGTTATGATACCTACCATGCCAACATTGACTGTCAGTGGATCGACATTACAGATGTTTCTCCTGGAGACTACGTCTTGAAG GTGACAGTGAACCCCAGTTTCCAAGTACAGGAGTCTGATTTCTCCAACAATGTGGTGCGATGTGATATCAGATACACCGGGTCTCATGTACAAGCCCACAACTGCAGAATTACAGG GTTTTGA